In the Solibacillus sp. FSL K6-1523 genome, one interval contains:
- a CDS encoding shikimate kinase, with the protein MRKIYLVGFMGCGKSAIGRRLSYYLKMPYYDMDHEIVRQQGMTIPEIFEKYGESRFREIETEFLRSFRDEACIIATGGGVAIREENRRIMRRTGLVFFLDALFDDIYMRIRNDKNRPIVQTSTEQELKELYLYRRKIYREAGHIQVLTANRSLRQIVEYIGFQVNRLKSNN; encoded by the coding sequence ATGCGAAAAATATATTTAGTTGGCTTTATGGGATGTGGAAAAAGTGCGATCGGAAGGCGCTTAAGTTATTATCTTAAAATGCCTTACTATGATATGGACCATGAAATTGTAAGGCAACAAGGGATGACAATACCCGAGATATTTGAAAAATATGGAGAATCGCGCTTTCGAGAGATTGAAACTGAGTTTTTACGCTCTTTCCGAGATGAAGCTTGCATTATTGCGACAGGCGGTGGCGTTGCGATTCGTGAAGAAAATCGTAGAATTATGCGACGGACAGGCTTGGTATTTTTCTTAGATGCACTTTTTGATGATATTTATATGCGTATTCGAAATGATAAAAATCGTCCAATCGTTCAAACATCCACAGAGCAAGAATTGAAAGAACTGTATTTGTACAGAAGGAAAATTTACCGGGAAGCAGGTCATATTCAAGTATTGACAGCCAATCGTTCGTTAAGGCAAATAGTTGAGTATATAGGCTTTCAAGTGAATCGCCTAAAGTCGAACAATTGA
- the comGF gene encoding competence type IV pilus minor pilin ComGF, whose amino-acid sequence MRVKNGYLRNEQGFTFLESIFQLMIFILFANISLLLIFWFRDIINLDKMKDEVNWELFIYDLNQYNARSVTGMLNSSSSLQMELLDAEDGKYFVFDRSELHIRKRSNLGGNEILLPYVGSWNLLVDNNEILVKVVMRDGTRRERRMVLPVAKE is encoded by the coding sequence ATGCGTGTAAAGAATGGGTATTTGCGAAATGAACAGGGCTTTACATTTTTGGAAAGTATTTTTCAACTCATGATTTTTATTTTATTTGCCAATATAAGCTTACTCTTAATTTTTTGGTTTCGAGATATTATTAACCTGGACAAAATGAAGGATGAAGTCAATTGGGAGTTATTTATTTATGATTTAAATCAGTACAATGCACGTTCGGTAACCGGGATGCTGAATTCTAGCTCTAGTTTACAAATGGAGTTACTTGATGCGGAAGATGGGAAGTATTTTGTTTTTGATCGTTCTGAATTGCATATTCGTAAACGCTCCAATTTAGGTGGGAATGAAATCCTCTTACCTTATGTGGGATCGTGGAATTTACTAGTCGATAATAATGAAATATTAGTGAAAGTTGTGATGCGTGATGGGACGAGGAGGGAAAGGCGTATGGTTTTGCCAGTTGCTAAAGAATGA
- a CDS encoding type II secretion system protein, whose protein sequence is MTEQGFSFVEALLAVVILFFLSASLVPLTFHMKQQLEGQKRQTHAAEVAFNGALLQQRYGEWSGVQEIEGISYFWNFDLGSVCVKYDADLEEYELCV, encoded by the coding sequence ATGACTGAACAAGGCTTTTCGTTTGTCGAGGCATTGTTAGCTGTTGTGATTTTATTTTTTCTAAGTGCGAGCCTCGTTCCGCTAACTTTCCATATGAAACAGCAGTTGGAGGGACAAAAACGGCAAACACATGCGGCTGAAGTGGCTTTCAATGGCGCATTACTGCAGCAAAGATATGGCGAATGGAGTGGCGTGCAAGAGATTGAAGGTATTTCATACTTTTGGAATTTTGATTTAGGTTCAGTTTGTGTCAAGTATGATGCCGATTTAGAGGAATATGAACTATGCGTGTAA
- the comGD gene encoding competence type IV pilus minor pilin ComGD codes for MEIKRYLRNERGFTLLEMLIVLAIMVILCSSIFYFSNSKLNRLTVLKTMDEVELLIRMAQMTAIEEQKAIVMDVYDNTKLVIRYYVGAEVIDTMQLPEGMEFHVSTPNPRLHFRVNGNLQSFGSMAFYYEEEMYGYKINIGKGRLTRDD; via the coding sequence GTGGAGATTAAACGATACCTTCGCAACGAACGTGGTTTTACTTTATTGGAAATGTTAATCGTACTAGCCATTATGGTAATTTTATGTTCATCCATATTTTATTTTTCAAATAGTAAACTTAATCGGCTCACCGTATTAAAAACGATGGACGAAGTGGAATTATTAATTCGCATGGCACAAATGACAGCGATTGAAGAACAAAAGGCTATCGTAATGGATGTGTATGATAATACAAAATTAGTTATTAGGTATTATGTAGGCGCGGAAGTGATTGATACGATGCAACTTCCAGAAGGGATGGAATTCCATGTATCCACACCGAATCCGAGGTTACATTTTCGAGTCAATGGCAATTTGCAATCGTTCGGAAGCATGGCTTTTTATTATGAGGAGGAAATGTATGGCTACAAAATTAACATAGGGAAAGGAAGGTTAACAAGGGATGACTGA
- the comGC gene encoding competence type IV pilus major pilin ComGC codes for MKNERGFTLVEMLVVLLIISILILITIPNVSKHFASIDEKGCDAYVVMIQGQVEAYKLENKSFPTSMDDLVTAGYVPETNKECPNGEQVTIDAEGKVESAAQVSGD; via the coding sequence ATGAAAAATGAACGTGGTTTTACTTTGGTGGAAATGCTAGTTGTTCTTTTAATTATCTCGATTTTAATTCTAATTACGATACCCAATGTATCCAAACATTTCGCATCTATTGATGAAAAGGGGTGTGATGCCTACGTTGTGATGATACAAGGACAAGTCGAGGCCTATAAGTTGGAAAATAAAAGCTTTCCAACGTCGATGGATGATTTAGTGACGGCAGGCTATGTGCCAGAAACGAATAAAGAATGTCCAAATGGGGAGCAAGTAACGATTGACGCAGAGGGGAAGGTTGAATCAGCCGCACAAGTGAGTGGAGATTAA
- the comGB gene encoding competence type IV pilus assembly protein ComGB: MNLPLLRGRVANFSVISFRKAKVSDFPTFLERIGDLLKEGYTFAHCIQMLLPFHMKQYEEMQESVKEVLHDGGGATQVLKLLGLEKQYLVSIELAELTGQLAETVQIVSQQLTFQQEMKSKLVKVLSYPVLLFVFLMGLFLAFRTFFLPNISTMVTSRAQNDTSTSVQWSKFFLHMPDYIIVLVAILLSVVAAFIFYIKRKRVDLQLSLLFKIPLLGHFWKLLLTRHFSRVLGNLLLAGFSLQHALGHLKKQEHQIQIAYVAQVLQEKVVLGDTLAEAVQIDGYFYPKFEHFIAHGESSGMLGRELILYCELLDTRLQVTIRFLMTMIQPLLFMIIAACVIAAYLSILLPMYDVLDFI; this comes from the coding sequence ATGAACCTACCTCTTCTTAGGGGGCGTGTTGCAAATTTTAGTGTTATAAGTTTTCGTAAAGCAAAAGTGTCAGATTTTCCAACATTTTTAGAACGAATAGGGGATCTTCTAAAAGAAGGTTATACATTCGCGCATTGCATTCAAATGCTGTTACCGTTTCATATGAAGCAATATGAAGAAATGCAAGAAAGTGTGAAAGAGGTACTTCATGATGGTGGAGGTGCTACACAGGTTTTAAAACTTTTAGGCTTGGAAAAACAGTATTTGGTGTCGATTGAATTAGCAGAATTGACGGGTCAGTTAGCGGAAACTGTTCAGATTGTTTCCCAGCAGCTAACATTTCAACAAGAAATGAAATCGAAATTAGTGAAGGTGCTATCCTATCCCGTTTTGTTATTTGTATTTTTAATGGGATTATTTCTCGCCTTCCGGACATTTTTTTTACCAAATATCTCAACAATGGTTACATCCAGAGCTCAAAATGATACGTCGACAAGTGTGCAATGGTCTAAATTCTTTTTGCATATGCCTGATTATATCATTGTATTAGTAGCAATTTTATTAAGTGTGGTAGCCGCTTTTATTTTTTATATTAAACGAAAACGTGTGGATCTTCAGTTATCTCTCCTCTTTAAAATCCCTTTGCTTGGCCACTTTTGGAAATTATTATTAACCCGGCATTTTTCAAGAGTATTAGGAAATTTACTACTTGCAGGCTTTTCCTTACAGCATGCGCTCGGCCATTTAAAAAAACAGGAACACCAAATTCAAATAGCTTATGTCGCGCAAGTACTACAAGAAAAAGTGGTTTTAGGAGATACATTAGCGGAAGCAGTTCAAATCGATGGCTACTTTTATCCAAAGTTTGAGCATTTTATCGCACACGGGGAATCGAGTGGCATGCTTGGGCGTGAATTGATTTTATATTGTGAGCTATTAGATACTCGTTTACAGGTGACAATCCGCTTTTTGATGACAATGATTCAGCCACTATTATTTATGATTATTGCAGCCTGTGTAATTGCTGCGTATTTGAGCATATTGCTTCCGATGTATGACGTATTAGATTTTATTTGA
- the comGA gene encoding competence type IV pilus ATPase ComGA, whose product MMEQESIIKHKCEQLLLRASHFDASDLHLLPGEHQYKIMFRKYGQFIHAGELQSDIAKRMISYFKFLSSLDISEKRKPQSGAFQKQLNDHFYSFRISTLPSAFQKESLAIRLLRQNYTLPISTLCYDTKTATELCELITQSQGLLLISGATGSGKTTSLYSLVQYCSNELSRHVISLEDPVESSQEQLLQIQVNERAGVTYAAGLKAILRHSPDVIMVGEIRDKETAKIAIQAAFTGHLVISTIHAKDTINCLYRLMDLEVSVEEMRQMLIAVVSQTLISTEQDEQKALFEILSEATLETALNEIAQHRKYTLPYEQTLAGQRAKLGVKLYEPTSS is encoded by the coding sequence ATTATGGAACAAGAATCTATTATAAAACATAAGTGTGAGCAGTTATTGTTAAGGGCGAGCCATTTTGATGCATCTGATTTGCATTTACTACCAGGGGAACATCAGTACAAAATTATGTTTCGGAAATATGGACAGTTTATTCATGCTGGTGAACTTCAGAGTGATATTGCCAAAAGAATGATTTCTTATTTCAAGTTTTTATCCTCCTTAGATATTAGTGAGAAACGTAAACCTCAAAGTGGTGCTTTTCAAAAACAGCTTAATGACCATTTCTATTCCTTCCGAATTTCCACTTTGCCATCAGCCTTTCAAAAAGAGAGTTTAGCCATTCGTTTATTACGTCAAAATTACACACTTCCCATTTCAACTCTATGTTATGACACAAAAACTGCAACGGAGCTATGTGAGCTTATTACGCAATCGCAAGGTTTATTGCTAATAAGTGGTGCAACCGGTTCTGGAAAAACAACTTCTCTGTATTCGCTTGTACAATATTGTTCCAACGAGTTATCTCGTCACGTTATATCACTCGAAGACCCAGTAGAAAGTAGCCAGGAGCAACTGTTACAAATTCAAGTAAATGAGCGCGCAGGTGTTACGTATGCAGCGGGGCTAAAGGCGATTTTACGCCATTCTCCGGATGTTATTATGGTTGGAGAAATTCGTGATAAAGAAACCGCGAAAATTGCCATTCAAGCCGCATTTACAGGTCATTTAGTCATTTCAACGATTCATGCCAAGGATACAATCAATTGTTTGTACCGCTTGATGGATTTAGAGGTTTCAGTGGAGGAGATGCGTCAAATGCTCATTGCCGTTGTTTCGCAAACGTTGATCAGTACAGAGCAAGATGAGCAAAAAGCGTTGTTTGAAATACTTTCTGAAGCTACGCTAGAAACCGCTTTAAATGAAATCGCCCAGCACCGAAAATATACGCTTCCCTATGAGCAAACATTAGCTGGTCAAAGGGCAAAATTAGGGGTGAAATTGTATGAACCTACCTCTTCTTAG
- a CDS encoding helix-turn-helix transcriptional regulator gives MIHPIKITSTLADETRFSIYEYMLQHKKHFTVQNIADEFKIHSNVARLHLTKLAEIGAISSEYLKTGKGGRPGRVYKVKQDGITISFPRRDHSLLLKWSLDLIAELGEVALEKANQLSYEDGKLFIQELLSERKHRLPLPFEEKIKILTNSAKLIGYIPEIKEHDNTKTIIFSIYNCPFHDQIARHGKIVCSLHESYLRGQVEVLFKTKVFSQFESMLHSCDFCNYKISIHE, from the coding sequence ATGATACATCCTATCAAAATAACAAGTACATTAGCAGATGAAACGCGTTTTTCCATCTATGAATATATGTTACAGCATAAAAAACACTTTACTGTACAAAATATCGCAGACGAATTTAAAATCCACTCCAATGTTGCTCGACTACATTTAACGAAACTTGCGGAAATTGGCGCCATTTCATCGGAATATTTAAAAACAGGAAAAGGCGGTCGCCCAGGTCGTGTATACAAAGTGAAACAAGACGGCATCACGATTAGCTTCCCCCGCCGTGATCATTCTCTTTTATTAAAATGGTCATTAGATTTAATCGCTGAGTTAGGTGAGGTTGCGTTAGAAAAAGCAAATCAGCTTAGCTATGAGGATGGCAAATTGTTTATTCAGGAATTACTAAGCGAACGAAAACATCGATTACCACTTCCATTTGAAGAAAAAATCAAAATTTTAACGAATTCCGCAAAGCTTATTGGCTATATTCCAGAAATAAAAGAACATGACAATACAAAAACAATTATTTTCTCCATTTATAATTGCCCATTCCACGATCAAATTGCCCGACATGGAAAGATTGTTTGTTCGCTACACGAATCGTATTTACGCGGTCAAGTAGAAGTATTATTCAAAACAAAGGTATTTTCTCAGTTCGAAAGCATGCTCCATTCATGTGACTTCTGCAACTATAAAATTTCCATTCACGAATAA
- a CDS encoding DUF2626 family protein produces the protein MSNMYKVMAFWTAIFAVMFYLGGMNEVSLLFLGNTGLFLLLGFLNLSERMYMYIFGAYLTVFFAGFTYYTTFLHTPGGGH, from the coding sequence ATGAGCAATATGTATAAAGTTATGGCATTCTGGACTGCTATTTTCGCCGTTATGTTCTACCTTGGTGGTATGAATGAGGTTTCGCTATTATTCTTAGGTAATACTGGTTTATTCTTATTATTAGGCTTCTTAAATCTTTCAGAGCGCATGTACATGTACATCTTCGGTGCGTATTTAACAGTTTTCTTTGCAGGATTTACGTACTATACAACGTTCTTACACACTCCAGGTGGAGGACACTAA
- a CDS encoding MBL fold metallo-hydrolase, translating to MVNYNVRVYPLGPIQTNCYIVSNKKKECLIFDPGEQADFLISTLRKNGLKPLAILLTHTHFDHIGAVDTVREAFEDLPLYVHEKEVSWLADPLKNGSGKYAELPNYVVKAPNEAHILRQEGPLTIGDFTFEVVHTPGHSPGSISFIFKEDGFAIVGDTLFERSVGRTDLIGGSMKTLVQSIHDKLLSLPEDTIIYPGHGNYTTPAAEMDANPFLNGF from the coding sequence ATGGTTAACTATAATGTCCGTGTTTACCCACTTGGACCAATACAAACAAATTGTTACATAGTGAGTAATAAAAAGAAAGAATGTTTAATTTTTGATCCAGGTGAACAAGCGGACTTTTTAATAAGTACGTTACGCAAAAACGGATTAAAGCCTTTAGCAATTTTATTAACGCATACCCATTTTGATCATATTGGTGCTGTTGACACGGTAAGAGAAGCTTTTGAGGATCTTCCGCTTTATGTGCATGAAAAAGAAGTGAGCTGGCTTGCAGATCCGTTAAAAAATGGCTCAGGGAAATATGCTGAGCTTCCAAATTATGTTGTAAAGGCGCCAAATGAAGCGCATATCCTCCGTCAAGAAGGACCACTTACAATTGGTGATTTTACATTTGAAGTAGTGCATACACCAGGGCATTCACCAGGAAGTATATCGTTTATTTTTAAAGAGGATGGATTTGCAATTGTCGGGGATACGCTATTTGAACGCAGCGTTGGGCGTACGGATTTAATCGGGGGGTCGATGAAAACATTAGTGCAGTCCATTCATGATAAATTATTGTCTTTACCAGAGGATACGATTATTTATCCAGGTCATGGTAATTACACAACACCAGCAGCTGAAATGGATGCAAACCCGTTTCTTAATGGTTTTTAG
- a CDS encoding DUF2759 domain-containing protein — translation MNLLMIIFGLVALLGVVGIFQSIKEKNILAIAFNAAAAGVFGWFVIMTVLNQGYPPTN, via the coding sequence ATGAACTTATTAATGATTATTTTCGGTTTAGTTGCATTGTTAGGCGTAGTTGGCATATTCCAATCAATCAAAGAAAAAAACATTTTAGCAATTGCTTTTAACGCAGCAGCTGCAGGTGTATTTGGTTGGTTCGTAATCATGACGGTTTTAAACCAAGGCTATCCACCAACTAACTAA
- a CDS encoding LTA synthase family protein, with translation MKSFKWPKHSILAIAVIATWIKTVIVYETSFDMKLENMMQTFILFINPISFLLFFYGLSLFFKTQKTRNRYIVGGSIVLAFVLYGNVAFYRFYNDFVTLPVLFQTSNFSGLGTSAMEIINPIDILYFMDVFILLIAVKFIPKNDGDLLPIRKDGRKAYFVMATAVFFLNLGLAETERPQLLTRSFDRELLVKNLGTYNYHLYDIYIQSKSSAQRALADGSELVEVNNYVRANQAEPNVKMLGKYEGRNVIAISLESLQTFVINNEMNGEVITPFLNSLTQDKDTYYFNDFYHQTGLGKTSDSEFIFENSLFGLGRGAVFFTHGGNTYNSFAERLGENGYFTNVMHANNKSFWNRDMIYQSFNIDKFYDVESYEVKEEESVNWGLKDIPFFDQSAKLMAEMPQPFYSRLITLTNHYPFYLDEEDILIPEFDSNSGTLNRYFQTVRYLDEAVKEFFDDLKEQGIYENSIIVMYGDHYGISENHNKAMAQYLGKEEITPMDSALLQAVPFYIHIPGSNDGQVMDTVSGQLDIRPTILHLLGIDTSKDMQLGADLFSEEHEDFVIFRDGRIITDELVYASEACYDRATGDEIEVENCQPYIDRATKELQYNDAIINGDLLRFYDEKTGNLKIDSVK, from the coding sequence ATGAAATCTTTTAAATGGCCTAAACATTCGATATTAGCGATTGCTGTAATAGCAACTTGGATTAAAACGGTTATCGTTTATGAGACAAGTTTTGATATGAAGTTAGAAAATATGATGCAAACTTTTATTTTGTTCATTAATCCAATTAGCTTCTTATTATTCTTTTACGGCCTTTCATTATTTTTCAAAACGCAAAAGACGAGAAATCGCTATATCGTAGGTGGGAGCATTGTGCTCGCATTCGTACTATACGGAAACGTAGCATTTTATCGTTTCTACAATGACTTTGTAACTTTGCCAGTTCTATTCCAAACGAGCAACTTTAGTGGACTGGGAACGTCCGCAATGGAAATTATTAACCCGATAGATATATTATACTTTATGGATGTATTTATTTTGTTAATCGCAGTTAAATTTATTCCAAAAAATGATGGTGATTTGTTACCAATTCGTAAAGATGGACGTAAAGCTTATTTCGTAATGGCCACTGCTGTTTTCTTTTTAAACTTAGGGTTAGCAGAAACTGAGCGTCCACAGCTATTAACACGAAGCTTTGACCGTGAATTATTAGTGAAAAACTTAGGGACGTACAATTATCATCTATATGATATTTATATCCAATCGAAATCTTCTGCTCAACGTGCATTAGCGGATGGCAGTGAATTAGTTGAAGTGAATAACTATGTACGTGCAAATCAAGCAGAGCCAAATGTAAAAATGCTTGGTAAATACGAGGGACGTAATGTCATTGCAATCTCGTTAGAATCGTTACAAACGTTTGTCATTAACAATGAAATGAATGGAGAAGTAATCACACCATTCCTTAATTCATTAACGCAAGATAAAGACACTTATTATTTCAATGATTTCTATCATCAAACGGGGTTAGGGAAAACATCTGACTCTGAATTTATTTTTGAAAACTCGCTATTTGGTTTAGGCCGAGGGGCGGTATTCTTCACACATGGTGGGAACACGTATAATTCATTTGCGGAGCGACTAGGAGAAAATGGTTACTTTACAAATGTCATGCATGCCAATAACAAGTCGTTTTGGAACCGTGATATGATTTATCAGTCATTTAACATCGATAAATTCTATGATGTGGAGTCGTATGAGGTAAAAGAAGAAGAGTCTGTAAACTGGGGACTGAAAGATATTCCGTTCTTTGATCAATCAGCAAAGCTTATGGCGGAAATGCCTCAACCGTTTTACAGTCGTTTAATAACATTAACAAATCACTATCCATTCTACTTGGATGAAGAGGATATTTTAATTCCGGAGTTTGATTCAAATTCTGGCACATTAAATCGTTATTTCCAAACCGTTCGTTATTTAGATGAAGCGGTTAAAGAATTCTTTGATGATTTAAAAGAGCAAGGAATCTATGAAAATTCAATTATTGTGATGTATGGTGACCACTACGGAATTTCAGAAAACCATAATAAAGCAATGGCGCAATATTTAGGTAAAGAAGAAATTACACCAATGGACAGTGCTTTATTACAAGCAGTTCCATTTTACATCCATATTCCAGGTTCTAATGATGGACAAGTGATGGATACAGTATCAGGACAATTAGATATTCGCCCAACGATATTGCATTTACTTGGTATTGATACGTCGAAGGATATGCAACTTGGGGCAGATTTATTTTCTGAGGAACATGAGGATTTCGTTATTTTCCGTGACGGGCGCATCATCACAGACGAGTTAGTTTATGCGAGTGAGGCTTGTTATGACCGTGCAACGGGGGATGAAATTGAAGTGGAAAACTGTCAGCCGTATATCGATCGTGCTACGAAAGAATTACAGTATAACGATGCGATTATTAACGGAGACTTACTTCGTTTCTATGATGAAAAAACAGGGAATTTAAAAATCGATTCTGTTAAATAA
- a CDS encoding YqgQ family protein: MQSMLDIIELLKRYGIYIYTRDRIGDLYLMEDEIKELYKANFLDLKDYQMAMLILRQEERKIKEAKTNQL; the protein is encoded by the coding sequence ATGCAATCAATGTTAGATATTATTGAGTTATTAAAACGATACGGTATTTATATATACACGCGTGACCGCATTGGTGATTTGTATTTAATGGAAGATGAAATAAAAGAATTATACAAGGCTAATTTTTTAGATCTTAAAGACTACCAAATGGCGATGTTAATCTTACGCCAAGAGGAAAGAAAGATAAAAGAAGCCAAAACAAATCAATTGTAG
- a CDS encoding 5-formyltetrahydrofolate cyclo-ligase produces MEKKQLRIRVIQQLNQMSTSDYRNRSLVIAKKLFDEQVIRNAKTIAITISNQPEVDTTAIIEQLWQLGKRVVVPKCEPADRTMAFYAINSFMQTERVFKNILEPIPAQTELVEKNKIDVIIVPGVIFDNSGYRIGFGGGYYDRYLPSFQGELISLAFEEQLMDQIPKEPHDIPIHILITDKGRLNFQ; encoded by the coding sequence ATGGAAAAGAAGCAGCTACGCATTCGGGTTATACAACAGTTAAACCAAATGTCGACAAGTGACTATCGAAACCGTTCGCTTGTAATTGCCAAAAAGTTATTTGACGAGCAAGTGATTCGAAATGCAAAAACAATTGCCATAACAATTAGCAACCAACCAGAAGTAGATACAACGGCTATTATCGAGCAACTTTGGCAATTAGGAAAGCGCGTAGTCGTTCCAAAATGTGAACCAGCAGATCGTACAATGGCATTTTATGCAATTAACAGTTTTATGCAAACGGAGCGTGTCTTTAAAAATATTTTAGAGCCAATACCTGCGCAGACGGAACTTGTGGAAAAAAATAAAATTGATGTTATTATAGTACCGGGTGTCATTTTTGATAACAGTGGTTATCGCATTGGCTTTGGAGGCGGATATTATGATCGCTACTTACCATCATTTCAAGGTGAGTTAATATCCTTAGCTTTTGAAGAACAATTAATGGATCAAATTCCGAAAGAACCACATGATATTCCGATTCATATACTAATTACGGATAAAGGACGATTGAACTTTCAATAG
- the rpmG gene encoding 50S ribosomal protein L33 produces MRVNITLACTDCGERNYISKKNKRNNPERLELKKYCSREKKYTTHRETK; encoded by the coding sequence ATGCGCGTAAACATTACTTTAGCTTGCACAGACTGCGGCGAACGTAACTATATTTCAAAAAAGAACAAGCGTAACAATCCAGAGCGTCTTGAACTTAAAAAATATTGCTCACGTGAGAAGAAATACACTACTCACCGTGAAACAAAGTAA
- a CDS encoding LysR family transcriptional regulator: MELLPLIYFKTVAHYENMSRAAEQLHITQPALSKSISQLEDSLGIQLFDRQGRTIRLNRYGRFFLERTEQLLRDYDKAREDLHNIISPGYGEVAIGFMHTLGLKVIPALMTDIRAVYPNMKFQLTQNNSGVLLEKLEDGQLDLCLISSLDYKSHIFWEKLWEEELFLIVPKNDALSKKKSIKVEEFAHRPFITIKKGNSLRNSVDELFQQEGFSLNVAFEGEEVHTLAGLVESGLGVSLIPSIKGIEQYEVQMIPVDAENCKRAIGMVYLDNTKKSSATEQFISFVRDYFN, from the coding sequence ATGGAATTATTACCGTTAATCTATTTTAAAACGGTTGCGCATTATGAAAATATGTCACGAGCAGCAGAACAACTTCATATTACACAGCCAGCCTTAAGTAAATCGATTTCCCAATTAGAGGACAGTCTAGGAATTCAATTATTTGACCGACAAGGCCGAACAATTCGATTAAATCGTTACGGACGCTTTTTTTTAGAACGCACAGAGCAACTATTGCGCGATTATGATAAGGCGCGAGAAGATTTACACAATATCATCTCACCAGGCTATGGGGAAGTTGCAATTGGCTTTATGCATACACTCGGTCTTAAAGTTATACCAGCTTTAATGACCGATATTCGGGCTGTTTATCCGAACATGAAATTTCAATTGACGCAAAATAATTCAGGAGTATTACTAGAAAAACTTGAAGATGGGCAATTGGATTTATGTTTGATTTCCTCACTTGATTATAAATCGCATATTTTTTGGGAAAAGTTATGGGAAGAGGAATTATTTTTAATTGTGCCGAAAAATGATGCCCTAAGCAAAAAGAAGTCAATCAAGGTTGAGGAGTTTGCTCATCGTCCATTTATTACAATCAAAAAGGGGAATTCTTTGCGCAACTCAGTGGATGAGCTATTTCAACAAGAAGGTTTTTCGTTAAATGTGGCGTTTGAAGGGGAAGAGGTACATACGTTAGCTGGGCTAGTGGAAAGTGGGTTAGGTGTTTCTTTAATTCCATCTATTAAAGGGATCGAACAATATGAGGTACAAATGATTCCGGTGGATGCGGAAAATTGCAAACGCGCAATTGGTATGGTCTATTTAGACAATACAAAGAAATCATCCGCAACCGAACAATTTATTTCATTTGTTAGGGATTATTTTAACTAA